A single region of the Anomaloglossus baeobatrachus isolate aAnoBae1 chromosome 2, aAnoBae1.hap1, whole genome shotgun sequence genome encodes:
- the LOC142290155 gene encoding E3 ubiquitin/ISG15 ligase TRIM25-like: MALSGLSAELSCSICLSIYTNPVMLTCSHNFCDVCITNVWISQRSSGIYSCPECRAEYKARAVLQKNLKLCNIVEHYRSTQEKPEKTEIFCTYCVPSIVPAVKTCLRCEASFCEIHVKNHSKSTSHTLIEPYNSPEVRKCPIHNELLKYFCARDFSLLCTSCTMDWKHKDHKTELMNEASEKEKTRLKEFIQQLSSNTEAAEKKFWSLEEDRNNFQHKSFGLKERVTSLFGDIRSELNDLENKVIAEITKQETRISASYSTYTQKLDKQIQDMHKKKRHIEEACEITDPLVFLKQGAIKTDLEQVSPFCAENLNTELITVTLMSALYKLSEVILEGKKKYDFNLEDSTDMILNVNTANNYIALSHDLKKATDTDKEKSRPHHPERFITQQVLSTKRIKSGKHYWEMKTSDFGEWSVGVTYNNVKRKGDNALIGANPKSWCLTWSDEELTADHDDESFDVNSSVSRPDIGIYLDYDGGVLSFYELSDSLQHLYTFWADFTKPLYAGFYLHDEAWIKIAK; the protein is encoded by the coding sequence ATGGCTTTGTCAGGTCTGAGTGCAGAGCTAAGCTGTTCTATCTGCCTTAGCATATACACCAACCCGGTAATGCTAACCTGTAGTCATAACTTCTGTGACGTCTGCATTACAAATGTGTGGATCAGTCAGAGGTCATCTGGAATCTACTCTTGTCCTGAATGCAGAGCGGAGTATAAAGCTCGTGCCGTGCTGCAGAAGAACCTGAAGTTGTGCAATATTGTTGAACATTATCGCTCCACGCAGGAGAAGCCGGAGAAAACGGAGATCTTCTGTACATATTGTGTGCCTTCTATAGTGCCTGCTGTTAAAACCTGCTTACGCTGTGAAGCTTCCTTTTGTGAAATCCATGTGAAGAACCACAGTAAGTCTACAAGCCACACCTTGATTGAGCCCTATAATTCTCCAGAGGTCAGAAAATGCCCTATCCACAACGAACTCCTAAAATATTTTTGTGCCCGGGATTTTTCATTGCTGTGTACCAGCTGTACTATGGACTGGAAGCACAAAGACCACAAAACGGAGCTGATGAACGAAGCAAGTGAGAAAGAGAAAACACGACTGAAAGAGTTCATTCAACAGTTGTCTTCAAATAcagaagcagcagaaaaaaaattcTGGTCCCTAGAAGAAGACAGAAACAACTTCCAGCATAAATCATTTGGTCTGAAGGAAAGAGTCACTAGTCTTTTTGGAGACATCAGAAGTGAACTAAATGATCTTGAAAATAAAGTCATTGCAGAAATCACAAAGCAGGAAACCCGTATTTCCGCATCATACTCTACATACACTCAGAAGTTGGATAAACAAATACAAGACATGCATAAGAAAAAACGTCACATCGAAGAGGCATGTGAAATCACAGATCCACTGGTGTTTCTGAAGCAAGGTGCCATCAAAACTGACTTGGAGCAAGTGTCTCCATTTTGTGCTGAAAATCTGAATACAGAGTTAATAACTGTGACCTTGATGAGTGCTTTGTACAAGTTGTCTGAAGTTATTCTTGAAGGGAAGAAAAAGTATGACTTTAATCTAGAAGACTCTACGGATATGATCCTGAATGTCAATACAGCAAACAATTACATTGCTCTTTCCCACGATCTGAAAAAAGCCACCGATACTGACAAAGAAAAATCTCGACCCCATCACCCTGAGAGATTCATCACTCAGCAAGTTTTATCCACCAAAAGGATTAAGTCTGGAAAACATTACTGGGAAATGAAAACCAGTGATTTTGGGGAATGGAGTGTTGGTGTGACCTACAACAATGTGAAGAGAAAGGGAGATAACGCACTTATTGGGGCAAACCCCAAGTCCTGGTGCTTGACCTGGTCCGATGAAGAACTGACAGCAGATCATGACGATGAATCATTTGACGTGAATTCATCTGTATCAAGGCCGGATATTGGAATATATCTAGATTATGATGGTGGGGTTCTATCCTTTTACGAGTTGTCTGACTCTCTTCAGCACTTATATACATTTTGGGCTGATTTCACCAAGCCTCTTTATGCAGGTTTTTATTTACATGATGAAGCTTGGATTAAAATTGCAAAATAA